The following proteins are co-located in the Trichormus variabilis 0441 genome:
- a CDS encoding MarC family protein, with the protein MDTSILIQTFIAVFVLADAIGNIPIVLALTKGMEPEDRNRVIDKASIVAIAVLLLFAFGGQYILTYLEISMASLRVAGGLLLLLIALQMLRGELETPTIEEGRDVAITPLALPLLAGPGTLTTVMLFMSKSQSPHLAVVLGILAAMFVTWLILRLANPIEKRIGLEGGVIVTQLLGFLLAALAVEIGSTGIRELFLQ; encoded by the coding sequence GTGGATACGTCTATTTTGATTCAAACTTTTATTGCTGTGTTCGTCTTAGCAGATGCGATAGGTAATATACCCATAGTTTTAGCTTTGACCAAGGGTATGGAACCGGAGGATAGGAATAGAGTAATTGATAAAGCGAGTATTGTGGCGATCGCAGTTCTATTACTATTTGCCTTTGGTGGTCAATATATTTTGACTTATTTAGAAATCAGCATGGCATCTTTACGGGTAGCTGGGGGGCTGTTGTTGCTGTTAATTGCTTTGCAAATGCTGCGGGGAGAATTGGAGACACCAACCATCGAAGAAGGAAGGGATGTGGCGATTACACCCTTGGCTTTACCATTGTTAGCCGGGCCGGGTACGCTAACAACAGTGATGTTATTTATGTCTAAATCCCAAAGTCCACATTTGGCTGTAGTGTTAGGGATTTTAGCGGCGATGTTTGTCACTTGGTTGATTTTGCGCTTGGCAAATCCCATAGAAAAACGGATTGGTTTAGAAGGTGGGGTAATTGTCACCCAGCTTTTAGGTTTCCTCTTGGCGGCGTTGGCTGTGGAGATTGGTAGTACAGGAATTCGAGAGTTATTTTTGCAGTGA
- a CDS encoding carbon-nitrogen hydrolase family protein — protein sequence MKSYLAAAIQMTSVPDLHKNLAQAEELIDLAVRRGAELVGLPENFSFMGEEQDKLAQAEAIARESEIFIKTMAQRYQVTLLGGSFPVPVSDTGRVYNTTILVSPSGEELARYNKVHLFDVNVPDGNTYRESSTVVAGQQLPPVHFSENLGNIGVSICYDVRFPELYRHLSDKGTDIIFIPAAFTAFTGKDHWQVLLQARAIENTAYVIAPAQTGNNYGRRLTHGHAVVIDPWGTILADAGDKPGIAIAEINPSRLEQVRRQMPSLQHRVFS from the coding sequence ATGAAGTCTTATTTAGCTGCTGCTATTCAAATGACCAGTGTGCCTGATTTACACAAGAATTTGGCACAAGCGGAAGAATTAATTGATCTGGCGGTGCGTCGGGGTGCTGAGTTAGTGGGTTTGCCAGAAAATTTTTCTTTTATGGGTGAAGAACAGGATAAACTGGCTCAAGCAGAAGCGATCGCTCGTGAAAGTGAGATTTTTATTAAAACGATGGCGCAGCGCTACCAAGTTACTCTGTTAGGTGGTAGTTTCCCCGTACCGGTGAGTGATACAGGTAGAGTCTATAACACCACTATTCTCGTCAGTCCCAGTGGTGAAGAACTTGCTCGCTACAATAAAGTACACCTTTTTGATGTCAATGTTCCTGATGGTAACACATACCGCGAATCTAGCACTGTTGTCGCCGGTCAGCAATTACCCCCTGTCCATTTCTCAGAAAATTTAGGCAATATCGGCGTTTCTATTTGTTACGATGTCCGCTTCCCAGAACTCTACCGCCATCTCTCAGACAAGGGAACAGATATCATTTTTATACCTGCTGCTTTCACTGCTTTTACAGGCAAAGACCACTGGCAAGTCTTGCTACAAGCCAGGGCTATTGAAAATACAGCCTATGTAATTGCACCTGCTCAAACAGGTAATAACTACGGTCGCCGCCTCACCCACGGACACGCTGTGGTTATCGATCCCTGGGGAACAATTTTAGCTGATGCCGGGGACAAACCAGGAATTGCGATCGCAGAAATCAATCCTTCACGCCTAGAGCAAGTCCGCCGCCAAATGCCTTCCTTGCAACACCGTGTATTTAGTTGA
- a CDS encoding HMA2 domain-containing protein: MLTNSHGNLTKMPKVKQKINFNTPSLPISTKIISDTPGRLRLRVAHCHRQPETMEHIANALDAQAHIDEVRTNVDHGSIVIKYSEKNGNLDNVFTTLKDLGIIFGEITQGSTEAATTVSTAVVDLNKRVRQATDGVVDIRFLFPLGLSILAVRQLIIKGLQFEIIPWYVLAWYSFDSFIKLHGITPQKPSTETGE; encoded by the coding sequence ATGTTGACCAATAGTCATGGTAATCTCACGAAAATGCCAAAAGTTAAACAGAAAATTAACTTCAATACGCCATCCTTACCTATATCTACAAAAATTATTAGTGATACCCCAGGAAGATTAAGGTTGAGAGTTGCTCACTGTCACCGTCAACCAGAAACAATGGAACATATTGCTAATGCACTAGATGCACAAGCTCATATTGACGAGGTGCGTACCAATGTTGATCATGGCAGTATTGTCATTAAATATAGTGAGAAAAATGGCAATTTGGATAACGTTTTCACAACATTGAAAGATTTAGGAATTATTTTTGGCGAGATTACCCAAGGTAGCACCGAAGCAGCTACTACTGTATCAACTGCCGTTGTAGATTTGAATAAACGAGTCAGACAAGCAACCGATGGCGTTGTCGATATTCGTTTTCTTTTCCCATTAGGACTTAGCATTCTCGCAGTGAGACAGCTAATTATTAAAGGTTTGCAATTTGAAATTATTCCCTGGTACGTTTTAGCTTGGTATTCCTTTGACAGTTTTATAAAACTGCATGGCATTACACCACAAAAACCCAGTACTGAAACTGGGGAATAG
- a CDS encoding DUF5132 domain-containing protein has protein sequence MPKITDFIEEAGAPGLIAGIGAVLLAPVLIPVVAGIGKPIAKSIIKGSLVAYEKSKGAFAELGETWEDIVAEAKAELAEDKETPAFEAASTIDSSSDNGV, from the coding sequence ATGCCTAAAATCACTGATTTCATTGAAGAAGCCGGCGCACCTGGACTCATTGCAGGTATTGGCGCAGTTTTGTTAGCACCTGTTCTCATCCCAGTTGTTGCAGGTATTGGTAAACCCATCGCCAAGTCAATCATCAAAGGTAGTCTTGTTGCTTACGAAAAGAGCAAGGGAGCTTTTGCAGAACTGGGTGAAACCTGGGAAGATATCGTAGCTGAAGCTAAAGCTGAATTAGCAGAAGATAAGGAAACACCAGCATTTGAGGCTGCTAGCACTATAGATAGTTCCTCTGATAATGGTGTATAG
- a CDS encoding heavy metal translocating P-type ATPase, with the protein MAKMTVQLASLPVKESYVTLEEKSGEVSITSLPYKIVGEQNSRVALTSAQVQSSKKTPHVTYSVVHAIQGRLRLRVPRLRNDKDYGQRLQTLLEADPLVTTVKIKPAAASLVVNYKASAVTDAKMRSRLGCLMIAASDPGIVLLNPKKVSPQEEEKPWPGMQLSVLATGLAVLGGPLGVAVPPIVTAGTIALATLPVFKRAVDGIVKERKLSIDFLDFIAIAITTVQGQFLTPSLMLSLIEIGENIRDRTARSSKMQTLDLLGSLGQFAWVERDGEKTQIPIQQVLPGDTVIVYPGEQIPIDGTILRGKALLDEQKLTGESVPILKKQGQSVFASTLVREGQVYILAERIGNDTRAGQSIKLMEEAPVHDTRMENHATRIAEIAVVPTLLLGAAVFAVTRNPVRVASILTLDLCTGIRVSIPTTVLAALSYAARQGILIRSGRALEQLAEIDTIVFDKTGTLTQGEVAVIGVDSYNPEVTHDRILAIAAAAEQRLTHPVAEAIVRYAEAQQVAIPSRSKWDYKLGLGVKAEIDGETVYVGSERFLRQEGVDMAALNGNGHKATSVIYVASNGQLQGKIRYSDILRPESREVISQLMTVEGVEVHMLTGDNKRTATTVAAELGIAPAHTHAEAFPEQKATVVRGLHEQGKTVAFVGDGINDSPALAYADVSVSFAHGSEIARETADVVLMQNDLHGLLEAIAIARQAKSLIRQNTGIVAIPNLGALLVAVLFGLNPLAATVVNNGSTIVAGVNGLRPILKQSPKKALPAER; encoded by the coding sequence ATGGCAAAAATGACAGTTCAACTAGCGTCGCTTCCTGTGAAAGAGTCTTATGTGACATTGGAGGAAAAGAGTGGGGAAGTATCTATAACTTCCCTACCTTACAAGATAGTAGGGGAACAAAACAGCAGAGTAGCGCTAACTTCTGCTCAAGTACAATCCTCTAAGAAAACTCCCCATGTCACTTATAGTGTTGTCCATGCAATTCAGGGTAGGTTGCGGTTGCGTGTACCTCGCTTACGCAACGATAAAGACTATGGACAAAGGTTACAAACTTTGCTGGAAGCTGATCCCCTGGTGACAACTGTTAAAATTAAGCCAGCAGCCGCATCCTTAGTTGTTAACTATAAAGCCAGTGCTGTAACTGATGCTAAGATGCGATCGCGTCTTGGCTGTCTGATGATAGCTGCAAGTGATCCTGGGATCGTCTTGTTGAATCCGAAAAAGGTATCTCCACAAGAAGAGGAAAAGCCTTGGCCGGGAATGCAGCTTTCGGTTTTAGCCACTGGCTTGGCGGTGCTGGGGGGGCCTTTAGGAGTAGCGGTTCCACCAATTGTCACGGCGGGAACCATTGCTCTAGCAACCTTACCCGTATTTAAAAGAGCAGTAGATGGAATTGTTAAGGAACGCAAGTTAAGTATAGACTTCTTAGACTTTATTGCGATCGCCATTACTACAGTCCAAGGTCAGTTTCTCACCCCATCCCTGATGCTGAGTTTAATTGAGATTGGGGAAAATATCCGCGATCGCACTGCTCGTTCTTCCAAAATGCAAACATTGGATCTGCTGGGTTCCTTGGGTCAATTTGCTTGGGTAGAACGTGATGGTGAGAAGACCCAAATCCCCATCCAACAAGTGTTACCAGGAGACACTGTGATTGTCTATCCAGGGGAACAAATACCCATAGATGGCACAATCCTCAGAGGTAAGGCTTTACTCGATGAACAGAAGCTAACAGGGGAATCTGTACCCATTTTGAAAAAGCAGGGACAGTCTGTATTTGCTTCAACCTTAGTACGGGAAGGACAAGTATATATACTTGCCGAGCGCATCGGTAATGATACGCGAGCAGGGCAGAGCATCAAACTGATGGAAGAAGCCCCCGTTCATGATACTCGGATGGAAAATCATGCCACCAGAATTGCTGAAATTGCGGTAGTGCCAACTTTGCTACTAGGGGCAGCCGTATTTGCCGTTACCCGTAACCCAGTCAGGGTTGCCAGCATTCTTACCCTTGACTTATGTACAGGGATTCGTGTATCCATTCCCACAACGGTTTTAGCAGCTCTCTCCTATGCAGCACGACAAGGAATTCTCATTCGGAGTGGTCGCGCCTTAGAGCAGTTAGCAGAAATTGATACCATTGTTTTTGATAAAACAGGCACACTCACCCAAGGGGAAGTAGCTGTAATTGGCGTTGATAGTTACAATCCTGAAGTTACCCATGATCGCATATTAGCGATCGCCGCCGCCGCCGAACAGCGTTTAACCCACCCAGTAGCCGAAGCCATAGTCCGCTATGCAGAAGCCCAACAAGTAGCGATCCCCAGCCGCAGCAAATGGGACTATAAACTTGGTTTGGGTGTGAAGGCAGAAATTGACGGTGAGACTGTTTACGTCGGTAGTGAGCGCTTTTTACGTCAGGAAGGCGTTGATATGGCAGCCCTCAACGGCAATGGACACAAAGCCACATCAGTGATTTATGTCGCCAGTAACGGGCAACTTCAAGGTAAAATAAGATATAGTGATATTCTCCGCCCTGAGAGTCGAGAAGTAATTTCCCAACTCATGACGGTAGAAGGTGTGGAAGTCCATATGCTCACCGGCGATAACAAGCGTACAGCTACGACTGTGGCAGCAGAATTGGGAATTGCCCCAGCGCATACCCATGCAGAAGCTTTTCCCGAACAAAAAGCAACGGTAGTCCGTGGACTGCACGAACAAGGTAAGACAGTTGCATTTGTTGGGGATGGGATCAACGATTCGCCAGCTTTAGCCTACGCTGATGTTTCTGTGTCCTTTGCCCACGGTTCGGAAATCGCCCGTGAAACCGCCGATGTGGTGTTAATGCAGAATGACCTACATGGATTATTAGAAGCAATTGCGATCGCTCGTCAAGCCAAGAGTTTGATTCGACAAAACACCGGCATCGTCGCTATCCCCAACTTGGGAGCCTTATTGGTAGCGGTGTTGTTTGGTCTAAACCCATTAGCAGCCACAGTAGTCAACAATGGCTCAACAATAGTTGCTGGAGTGAACGGTTTACGCCCCATCCTCAAGCAATCCCCAAAAAAAGCTCTCCCAGCAGAGAGATGA
- a CDS encoding HMA2 domain-containing protein, which yields MAKTISSRVELSPHLTISSDLTSNQRQTDEVKVNTNSSRLGEYPQLQLSATGMQVVHATNGRIRIKATDGSFSANIKTITQHLKQYKSVREVASNEQTLSMVIIFDENQLSLPQMLGILQQLNIQTSQNSPLSDPFAPWKSVDFWKEQTVSFIPLMTGLAVTGGLGVSGLAAIPLYMITADATRLVIDYLEPQITGSDAVKESAKAVIVTEESKPESAGNRITKTTIKSAKVTYSIVHEIPGRIRFHIPQIASDRAYAKRLERLLKADPLVNNVRINRDAASLAIAYQSGKVATSHWVSLMELAMQTTPPTQPITKINQSADIAVEKLSTTSPTLVAEAVSQPTQPTETEFSPSANQTLNISDFWVDMKPAALSYSLNFIANLPL from the coding sequence ATGGCAAAAACTATTAGTAGTCGTGTAGAGTTAAGTCCGCATCTAACCATATCTTCTGACTTAACCTCTAATCAGCGTCAAACCGATGAAGTAAAAGTGAATACGAATAGCAGTAGATTGGGAGAATATCCCCAGTTGCAACTTTCTGCTACTGGTATGCAGGTTGTACACGCAACGAATGGACGCATACGAATCAAGGCGACTGATGGTAGTTTTAGCGCCAACATCAAGACAATAACCCAACACTTAAAACAGTATAAAAGTGTCAGAGAAGTTGCTAGTAATGAGCAAACTCTCAGTATGGTAATCATCTTTGATGAAAATCAATTGTCACTACCGCAGATGTTGGGTATTTTGCAACAACTTAATATTCAAACTTCACAAAATTCACCTTTATCAGACCCCTTTGCTCCTTGGAAATCTGTAGATTTTTGGAAAGAGCAGACTGTCTCGTTTATTCCCTTAATGACAGGTTTGGCGGTGACAGGAGGGTTAGGAGTTAGTGGTTTAGCGGCGATTCCCCTCTATATGATTACGGCAGATGCAACTCGGCTAGTAATTGACTATCTAGAACCGCAAATTACGGGTTCAGATGCAGTCAAAGAGTCGGCAAAAGCTGTGATAGTAACTGAAGAAAGTAAGCCAGAGAGCGCAGGAAATAGAATTACTAAGACAACAATTAAGTCTGCGAAAGTAACTTATAGTATTGTCCATGAAATTCCTGGTAGGATTAGGTTTCATATACCTCAAATAGCTAGCGATCGCGCCTATGCAAAGCGCCTGGAAAGGCTATTAAAAGCTGATCCTTTGGTTAACAATGTGCGGATAAATCGTGATGCAGCATCTTTGGCGATCGCTTATCAAAGTGGTAAGGTAGCTACATCTCATTGGGTGAGTCTGATGGAATTAGCCATGCAGACAACCCCCCCTACACAACCCATAACAAAAATCAATCAGTCAGCAGATATAGCCGTAGAAAAATTGAGTACAACTTCACCAACGTTGGTAGCAGAAGCCGTTAGTCAGCCAACTCAGCCAACAGAAACAGAATTTTCCCCCAGCGCCAACCAAACCCTAAATATTTCTGATTTCTGGGTTGATATGAAGCCTGCCGCATTATCCTATTCTTTAAACTTTATAGCTAACTTGCCGTTGTAG
- the def gene encoding peptide deformylase, with translation MNPELLPIIQLGNPTLRQKAAWVENIHDAAIQQLIDDLIATVAKANGVGIASPQVAQSYRLFIVASRPNPRYPHAPVMEPTAMINPKIVGSSTEIVKGWEGCLSVPGIRGLVPRHQAIEVEYKDRYGNLQKQTLTDFVARIFQHEFDHLDGVLFIDRVESNLNIITEEEYQKIVAKDTK, from the coding sequence ATGAATCCCGAATTGCTCCCCATCATTCAATTAGGCAATCCCACATTACGCCAAAAAGCTGCTTGGGTGGAAAATATTCATGATGCAGCTATACAGCAATTAATTGATGACTTAATTGCCACGGTTGCCAAGGCTAATGGCGTGGGAATCGCATCCCCTCAAGTAGCACAGTCTTATCGTTTATTTATTGTCGCTTCCCGTCCTAACCCCAGGTATCCTCATGCTCCCGTAATGGAACCCACTGCCATGATCAACCCTAAGATAGTGGGAAGTTCAACCGAAATAGTCAAAGGTTGGGAAGGTTGTCTTAGTGTTCCGGGAATTAGAGGATTAGTTCCTCGGCATCAAGCAATTGAGGTTGAATACAAGGATCGTTACGGAAATTTACAAAAACAAACCTTAACTGATTTTGTTGCTCGTATATTTCAACACGAATTTGATCATCTGGATGGTGTACTGTTTATAGACCGCGTGGAAAGTAATTTAAATATAATTACGGAGGAAGAATACCAAAAAATAGTAGCCAAAGATACAAAATAA
- a CDS encoding HhoA/HhoB/HtrA family serine endopeptidase, giving the protein MKTYNGAHNKIYTWSLPHKGGSSAVLMLLGGVTAMFLGSCSLLPTRTIQSQANQSQPQSNDNSPAIVPPAIFSSTGDPNFVVGVVQKVGGAVVRIDSARTVTSRVPDGFNDPFFRRFFGDGVQAQPRQRVERGSGSGFIISSSGQILTNAHVVDGADEVTVTLKDGRTFDGKVLGEDPVTDVAVIKINANNLPTVAVGNSEVLQPGEAVIAIGNPLGLNNSVTSGIISATGRSSTDIGASDKRVDYLQTDAAINPGNSGGPLLNARGQVIGMNTAIIQGAQGLGFAIPINTVQKVAQELITQGKVDHPYLGVQMATLTPQVKERINERLGDRINITADRGVLLVRIVPGSPAANAGLRPGDIIQSINNQSVTTVEEVQRIVENSQIGNPLQVQIERNGRTTQVAVSPAPLPVQREG; this is encoded by the coding sequence ATGAAGACATATAATGGCGCACATAACAAGATTTATACTTGGAGTCTGCCCCACAAGGGTGGCAGTAGTGCGGTTTTGATGCTGCTGGGTGGGGTAACAGCTATGTTTTTAGGAAGCTGCTCCCTTCTACCCACAAGGACAATACAATCCCAAGCTAATCAATCTCAGCCCCAGTCGAATGATAATAGTCCAGCAATTGTCCCCCCAGCTATTTTTTCATCCACTGGCGACCCTAATTTTGTCGTCGGAGTAGTACAAAAAGTGGGAGGGGCTGTAGTGCGGATTGATTCTGCCAGAACAGTAACTTCCAGAGTTCCAGATGGATTTAATGATCCTTTTTTCCGCCGTTTTTTCGGAGATGGAGTGCAAGCACAACCAAGACAGCGCGTAGAAAGGGGTAGCGGTTCAGGTTTTATTATTAGTTCCTCTGGTCAAATTTTAACTAATGCTCATGTTGTCGATGGTGCTGATGAGGTAACAGTTACCCTCAAAGATGGTAGGACTTTTGATGGTAAGGTACTTGGTGAAGACCCAGTAACGGATGTAGCTGTTATTAAAATAAACGCTAATAACTTGCCAACTGTTGCTGTCGGTAATTCTGAAGTTTTACAACCAGGTGAAGCGGTTATTGCGATCGGTAATCCTCTAGGCTTGAATAATAGTGTTACGTCAGGAATTATCAGCGCCACAGGTCGTTCTAGTACTGATATTGGCGCAAGTGATAAGCGCGTTGACTATCTGCAAACAGATGCGGCGATTAATCCTGGTAACTCTGGCGGCCCCCTGCTCAATGCTCGCGGTCAGGTAATTGGGATGAACACAGCTATTATCCAAGGCGCTCAAGGTTTGGGATTTGCTATTCCTATTAATACTGTGCAGAAAGTTGCTCAGGAATTAATCACTCAAGGTAAGGTAGATCATCCCTATTTGGGTGTACAGATGGCAACCCTCACGCCACAAGTTAAGGAAAGAATTAACGAAAGATTGGGCGATCGCATCAATATTACAGCAGATAGAGGCGTTTTATTAGTTCGTATCGTCCCTGGTTCTCCCGCCGCCAATGCCGGACTCAGACCAGGAGATATTATTCAAAGTATTAATAACCAATCTGTCACAACCGTTGAAGAAGTCCAAAGAATTGTGGAAAATAGCCAAATAGGTAACCCTTTACAAGTCCAAATAGAACGCAATGGTCGAACAACACAGGTAGCCGTCAGTCCAGCACCTTTACCTGTGCAACGAGAAGGGTAG
- the dnaA gene encoding chromosomal replication initiator protein DnaA, whose protein sequence is MEISIDSLWSQVLERLQIELSRPTFETWIKTANAERLENNCLVIITPNPFARNWLQKYYITTIANVVQSILGHPVEIYITVAKGEEFEEIGGGGAWELPTTNSIYETPNQNRQPNTELNAKYVFSRFVVGANNRMAHAASLAVAESPGREFNPLFLCGGVGLGKTHLMQAIGHYRWEICPDSKIFYVSTEQFTNDLITAIRNDSMQSFREHYRAADVLLVDDIQFIEGKEYTQEEFFHTFNTLHEAGKQVVIASDRPPNQIPSLQERLCSRFSMGLIADIQAPDLETRMAILQKKSEYEKIRLPRDVIEYIATNFTSNIRELEGALTRALAYISIWGLPMTVANLAPVLVTPTEKIAATPEAILTVIADNFDISVEDLKSNSRRREISWARQIGMYLMRQHTDLSFPRIGEEFGGKDHTTVLYSCDKIAQLVESDRGLSQTLRQLSDRIKMNSRSRKPSL, encoded by the coding sequence ATGGAAATTTCCATTGACAGTTTATGGAGTCAGGTACTAGAGCGCCTACAGATAGAACTATCTCGCCCCACCTTTGAAACTTGGATTAAAACTGCTAATGCAGAACGCTTAGAAAATAATTGTCTAGTAATAATTACACCTAACCCTTTTGCACGCAATTGGTTACAAAAGTATTACATCACTACTATTGCTAACGTTGTACAAAGTATTTTGGGACATCCTGTAGAAATTTACATTACAGTGGCTAAAGGTGAGGAATTTGAAGAGATTGGTGGAGGTGGAGCGTGGGAACTACCAACTACAAATAGTATCTACGAAACTCCGAATCAAAACAGGCAACCGAATACAGAATTAAATGCCAAGTATGTATTTTCGCGGTTTGTCGTTGGAGCTAATAATCGGATGGCTCATGCAGCCTCTTTAGCTGTGGCTGAATCTCCAGGGAGAGAGTTTAACCCTTTATTTTTATGTGGTGGTGTAGGACTGGGAAAAACTCATCTCATGCAGGCAATAGGGCATTACCGTTGGGAAATTTGCCCAGATTCTAAGATATTTTACGTTTCCACAGAGCAGTTTACCAATGATCTGATTACAGCTATTCGTAACGATAGTATGCAGAGTTTCCGAGAACATTATCGAGCTGCTGATGTGTTGTTAGTAGATGATATTCAATTTATTGAGGGTAAGGAATACACCCAAGAAGAGTTTTTTCATACTTTTAATACATTACATGAGGCTGGTAAGCAAGTAGTGATTGCCTCTGACCGTCCACCAAATCAGATTCCTAGCCTGCAAGAGCGCCTGTGTTCGCGGTTTTCGATGGGTTTGATTGCAGATATTCAAGCACCGGATTTAGAAACGAGAATGGCAATTTTGCAGAAAAAATCAGAGTACGAAAAAATCCGTCTACCCCGCGATGTCATTGAGTATATTGCTACTAACTTTACTTCTAATATTCGGGAATTGGAAGGGGCGTTAACTAGAGCGCTGGCTTATATTTCCATTTGGGGTTTACCCATGACTGTTGCCAATCTTGCACCAGTGTTAGTGACACCAACAGAGAAAATAGCAGCTACTCCTGAGGCAATTCTCACGGTGATTGCTGACAATTTTGATATCTCAGTTGAAGACCTGAAAAGTAACTCCAGACGGCGGGAAATTAGCTGGGCGCGCCAAATCGGGATGTATCTCATGCGCCAACATACGGATTTAAGTTTCCCTAGAATCGGTGAGGAGTTTGGTGGGAAAGATCACACAACGGTGTTGTATAGTTGTGACAAGATTGCTCAATTAGTAGAAAGCGATCGCGGTTTATCTCAAACTTTACGTCAATTGAGCGATCGCATCAAGATGAATAGCCGTTCTCGAAAACCATCATTATAA
- the dnaN gene encoding DNA polymerase III subunit beta — translation MKLVCAQSDLSTNLSLVNRAVPSRPTHPVLANVLLQADAETNQVSLTAFDLSLGIRTSFNADVWQSGAIALPAKLLVDITSRLPEGEITLDDESATDGTATGEGLIVSLTPKTGKYQLRAMGAEEFPELPLIENTTAIYLTATSLIEGLRGSLFATSGDETKQVLTGVHLTVKQDTLEFAATDGHRLAVVETTNERPLEDNDQQLEVTVPARALRELERMLAHNAASEEPIALYLDQGQVIFAWQNQRLTSRTLEGQYPAYRQLIPRQFERQVTIERRQFLSTLERIAVLADQKNNIVKLTIDSTAQELTLSCEAQEMGSGRESMNAEIAGEDIEIAFNVKYLMEGLKALPSPEIQMHINQNLTPVIFTPLGGLKMTYLAMPVQLRN, via the coding sequence ATGAAATTAGTTTGCGCCCAAAGCGACCTCAGTACCAACCTTTCCTTAGTCAATCGTGCTGTACCATCACGACCGACTCATCCAGTACTTGCTAACGTGCTATTACAAGCTGATGCTGAAACTAATCAAGTAAGCTTAACAGCCTTTGATCTCAGTTTGGGTATCCGTACTAGTTTTAATGCTGATGTATGGCAAAGTGGAGCGATCGCACTTCCTGCTAAATTATTGGTAGATATCACCTCACGTCTGCCAGAGGGAGAGATTACCCTAGATGATGAATCAGCCACCGACGGTACAGCAACCGGAGAAGGTTTAATAGTTAGCCTAACCCCAAAAACCGGAAAGTATCAATTACGAGCAATGGGAGCGGAAGAGTTTCCCGAATTACCCCTAATTGAAAACACCACAGCTATTTATCTCACAGCTACTTCCTTGATTGAAGGATTGCGTGGTTCATTATTTGCTACCAGTGGCGACGAAACTAAGCAAGTACTCACAGGAGTACATCTGACCGTTAAACAAGATACTTTAGAATTTGCCGCTACTGATGGACATCGCCTAGCCGTAGTCGAAACCACTAATGAGCGTCCTTTAGAAGATAACGACCAGCAATTAGAGGTAACAGTACCAGCTAGAGCCTTACGCGAACTAGAAAGGATGTTGGCTCATAATGCCGCCTCTGAGGAACCCATAGCTTTATATTTAGACCAAGGTCAAGTCATATTTGCATGGCAAAACCAACGTCTAACTAGTCGTACATTAGAAGGTCAATACCCAGCTTATCGCCAACTCATTCCCCGCCAATTTGAGCGACAAGTAACCATTGAACGCCGACAATTCTTAAGCACATTAGAAAGAATTGCTGTACTAGCAGACCAGAAAAATAATATCGTCAAGCTAACTATTGATAGTACAGCCCAAGAACTTACCTTATCTTGTGAAGCTCAAGAAATGGGCAGTGGGAGAGAGTCGATGAATGCCGAAATTGCCGGAGAAGATATAGAAATTGCTTTTAACGTCAAGTACTTAATGGAAGGATTAAAAGCCTTACCATCTCCAGAAATTCAAATGCACATCAACCAAAATCTCACACCAGTAATTTTTACTCCCCTGGGTGGTTTGAAGATGACTTATTTGGCTATGCCGGTGCAATTAAGGAATTAA